In Nocardia sp. NBC_00403, the DNA window ACTTCCACGGACAGCTCTCGGGCGAAACGCGTCAGCTCCTCCGTCGTACTCTCCCACGGGCACACGGCCACCGCGTCGCGGCTTCCCGCCACGGTGAACACCGGGATGCCGTGCGCGGCGAAGAACGCACCGGCGGCATCGGCGATATCGTCCAGCGGTGTGTCGAGGCCGCCGGGCGTGAGCACCGGGGCGAGCGCGAACACGCCCAGCGACCGGTCCGACGGCACACCGTACGCACGCAGCCGATGGCTCACCTCACCGCTGCGCCGCGGCCCGGACAGGACCATCTCCAGGAGCTCGGCCGCGAAACGCGCCTCAATGGCATGCACCGCTTGTTGTTTGGTCACCTCCAGGCTCAGGAATCGAGCGGCCTGGGCGAGCGCCTCCCGATCCGCCGCGGCGAGTTTCGCGGCCGGTTCCAGGCAGTACAGCCCGGCATCGATTTCTCCCATCGCGCCCTCGACGAGGTAGAGCGCCGACGGCCCGGAGCCCAGTAGATCCACCTCGATCGGCGGTGGCGTGCGGTTGAGCGCCGCAGCGGCGAGGCGGATCTGTTCATCGGTAGGTTCGCAGCCGATGCTGGCCAGGCAGCGCCCCTTGCGATCAATGACCAACAGCGGCAATTCCGTTTCGCCACGCAGGATTTCGAGCACGCCCGCAGCACCGCTGCCGCGTGAGAGGGCGGTCGCCAGGGCGTCGCCACGGTGCACGGTCGCGGTCAGTTCCGTCTGGAGGACCTCGTTCTGAATCCGGGCGGCGGCCCGGGTGAGCGCGGCGAACGGCACCCCGATACACAGTTCGACCAGTGGCAGACCACGCGAGACGCACAGTGCGACAAGCCCTTCCGGTAGGTCCGGAGTCTGCGCCGTTAGCCCGAACACCAGCCCTGTCGCACCTGCCCGCGCGACAGCGTCGACGAAGCGCTCCGCCGAGACATGCGGTAGCCACAGACCGTTGGTCAACACCAGTTCGCCGGGCCGGACATATCGCGACG includes these proteins:
- a CDS encoding PucR family transcriptional regulator; the protein is MLTISRLVADPALGLRVMTPEFTERLVAEIRWLHTTELPDPSRYVRPGELVLTNGLWLPHVSAERFVDAVARAGATGLVFGLTAQTPDLPEGLVALCVSRGLPLVELCIGVPFAALTRAAARIQNEVLQTELTATVHRGDALATALSRGSGAAGVLEILRGETELPLLVIDRKGRCLASIGCEPTDEQIRLAAAALNRTPPPIEVDLLGSGPSALYLVEGAMGEIDAGLYCLEPAAKLAAADREALAQAARFLSLEVTKQQAVHAIEARFAAELLEMVLSGPRRSGEVSHRLRAYGVPSDRSLGVFALAPVLTPGGLDTPLDDIADAAGAFFAAHGIPVFTVAGSRDAVAVCPWESTTEELTRFARELSVEVGRRVAASRIVIGLGEIAAGVGALREPLVRAREVCQVLRAQDGPDTATFADVANFRMLLGLLDEQVLQRFSEQVLGIIREHDARAHTELEHTVRTFLANDGQWGVTAAALHVHVNTLRNRMARITELTGRNVNRLEDTVDLFLALAAEAVGPGTASHAAT